The following are encoded in a window of Vibrio sp. SCSIO 43136 genomic DNA:
- a CDS encoding HopJ type III effector protein, with product MELDKFLSQLTSEPSSIEFEQTMASIDANYEFTPTAFANGETHNQANQNNGSCKIFAFASKHQLSVEHTLHCFGKFYRQDVLENPSNDDHQNIRNFMVTGWDGIQFEGEALSAR from the coding sequence ATGGAACTGGACAAATTCCTAAGCCAGCTAACTTCCGAACCTTCAAGCATAGAGTTTGAACAAACAATGGCCTCCATCGATGCCAATTATGAGTTTACTCCAACGGCATTTGCCAATGGTGAAACACACAATCAGGCTAATCAGAATAATGGCTCGTGTAAGATTTTTGCTTTTGCATCCAAGCATCAATTATCGGTAGAGCACACCTTGCATTGTTTTGGTAAATTTTACCGCCAAGATGTGTTAGAAAACCCAAGTAACGATGACCATCAGAATATACGAAATTTTATGGTCACTGGCTGGGATGGCATTCAATTCGAAGGGGAAGCGTTAAGCGCTCGATAA
- a CDS encoding DUF1007 family protein, with protein sequence MLLRHLTLLCLITSLSVNAHPHAWTDIKTEIMSEGEIITGLRMEWTFDAMTSAYMLDEEDMSEQARESTLQAIADSVMDNMLYEHYFTYFLDGENPIRYKEVKTSSLIQHRGKLTLHFDLMLVNPQPTQGKKLKLMIFEPSYYVEMSWRSPHQVTLGQSLASTCRIDLVEPNPTPEQMAYAMSLPMDADPDNALGQLFTQHAYIDCRG encoded by the coding sequence GTGTTGTTACGTCACCTTACCTTGCTTTGCCTTATCACCTCTCTCTCAGTTAATGCCCACCCTCATGCGTGGACCGATATTAAAACTGAAATTATGTCCGAAGGTGAAATAATCACTGGTCTAAGAATGGAGTGGACCTTTGATGCCATGACTTCTGCCTACATGCTAGATGAGGAAGATATGTCCGAACAGGCTCGAGAAAGCACATTGCAGGCCATCGCTGATTCAGTGATGGACAATATGCTTTATGAGCACTACTTCACTTACTTCCTTGATGGTGAGAATCCGATTCGTTACAAAGAAGTCAAAACCAGTTCTCTCATCCAACACCGTGGGAAACTGACACTCCATTTCGATTTGATGTTAGTCAATCCTCAACCAACCCAGGGCAAAAAGCTAAAGCTGATGATATTTGAGCCAAGTTATTATGTAGAAATGAGCTGGCGCTCTCCACATCAGGTAACCCTAGGTCAATCTTTAGCTTCCACTTGTCGCATTGATCTGGTTGAGCCAAACCCAACGCCAGAGCAAATGGCCTATGCAATGTCGCTGCCTATGGATGCAGACCCAGATAACGCTCTTGGCCAGTTATTTACCCAACACGCTTATATTGACTGTAGAGGGTAA
- a CDS encoding cation transporter, translating to MKEKIAKVERQSIKLGIVANFIMAISGWGTFYLSGSEALLLDGNMSFILFLSSLVALKISRIKSIRSETFPFGLYVSEALYSLMKGLLLLGVVISAVTSNGLKIFRFWEGEPIAMIKTGPIVYYAIAMVSICWGLSLFYKLQNRRIKQGSSMLKVDQKASFIDGILSASTGAVLVLIGFVEQGSAWDFLLYIGDAILVLVLAICMLGQPIGIIKEAFVELAGGKLQDEQKHQAITEVVDQHMAASALGYKVLNISKTGSSYLVLISMAADALVEGDGARLVDVKQALQEELSGEFTFVDVEMVLV from the coding sequence GTGAAAGAAAAAATCGCAAAGGTAGAACGCCAGTCTATCAAGCTTGGAATCGTAGCGAACTTCATCATGGCGATAAGTGGATGGGGAACGTTTTATCTGTCCGGCTCAGAAGCGCTGCTTTTAGATGGCAACATGTCGTTTATTCTTTTCCTCTCCTCTTTAGTAGCACTTAAAATTTCTCGTATTAAGTCCATTCGCTCTGAAACCTTTCCGTTTGGGTTATATGTCAGCGAAGCACTCTATTCTTTGATGAAGGGGCTACTGTTGTTGGGCGTGGTGATCTCAGCGGTGACCAGCAATGGATTAAAGATCTTCCGTTTTTGGGAGGGTGAACCGATCGCAATGATAAAAACTGGCCCAATTGTTTATTACGCAATTGCTATGGTCAGTATCTGTTGGGGTTTATCGCTGTTTTATAAGCTACAAAATCGCCGCATCAAACAGGGCAGTTCAATGCTCAAAGTGGATCAGAAAGCCTCTTTTATCGATGGGATTTTGTCTGCATCAACCGGTGCAGTTCTGGTACTGATTGGCTTTGTTGAGCAGGGCAGCGCTTGGGACTTTCTATTGTATATCGGCGATGCCATTCTGGTGTTGGTTCTTGCTATCTGTATGCTTGGTCAGCCTATTGGCATTATCAAAGAAGCCTTTGTCGAACTAGCGGGTGGTAAGCTTCAAGATGAGCAAAAACACCAAGCGATCACTGAGGTGGTCGATCAGCATATGGCAGCCAGTGCACTGGGATATAAAGTACTTAATATCAGCAAAACAGGTTCGAGCTACCTAGTGCTCATTAGTATGGCAGCTGACGCACTTGTAGAAGGGGATGGCGCTCGCTTAGTTGATGTTAAGCAAGCGCTACAAGAAGAGTTAAGCGGTGAATTTACCTTCGTAGATGTGGAGATGGTGTTGGTCTAA
- a CDS encoding endonuclease/exonuclease/phosphatase family protein has product MIKVATLNLCNFAQPPFASYEWDNILTAEQWESKCEWLRAQLKQVSPDIIAFQEVFSIPALKAVCAQLGYNHFCCPGSPKVEHEYVFSEPCVAVASKYPLRTIKLSDKIRSQFARYPAIARITLPNRQKVTVISVHLKSQRASAAPDRYSEQQSQLYGQWVSSFQRAQEATELHKIVKKQSSKTPTIVMGDFNQSLDSESLKPMTDSILVADCRKATGASEVATFYHRFSPITIDHIMVTHDLEVCDYQCIDNHLPSNGLTSSDHAIVSATLDQRCSI; this is encoded by the coding sequence ATGATAAAAGTCGCTACCCTGAATTTGTGCAATTTTGCCCAGCCACCATTCGCAAGTTACGAATGGGATAATATTTTGACCGCAGAACAGTGGGAGAGTAAATGTGAATGGCTTAGAGCACAGTTAAAGCAAGTTAGCCCCGATATCATTGCATTCCAAGAAGTGTTTAGTATTCCAGCGCTAAAGGCTGTTTGTGCCCAGCTTGGTTATAATCATTTTTGCTGCCCGGGCTCACCAAAAGTTGAGCATGAGTATGTGTTCAGTGAGCCCTGTGTTGCGGTAGCCAGCAAATATCCGCTTCGAACCATAAAGCTGAGCGATAAAATACGCTCCCAGTTCGCTCGATACCCCGCAATCGCCAGAATTACCCTGCCAAATAGACAAAAAGTCACCGTAATATCGGTACATCTCAAATCTCAAAGAGCCTCGGCAGCGCCAGATAGATATAGTGAGCAACAGTCACAACTTTATGGACAGTGGGTATCAAGCTTCCAAAGAGCTCAAGAAGCCACCGAATTACACAAGATCGTCAAGAAACAGAGCAGTAAGACGCCAACGATTGTCATGGGTGACTTTAATCAGTCCCTTGATAGTGAGTCTTTAAAACCAATGACTGATTCAATACTCGTAGCTGATTGTAGAAAAGCGACGGGTGCAAGTGAAGTGGCAACGTTTTATCACCGTTTTAGCCCGATAACCATAGATCATATTATGGTGACTCATGACCTAGAAGTGTGTGATTACCAATGCATTGATAATCACTTGCCTAGTAATGGCTTAACAAGCTCCGACCATGCCATAGTATCGGCGACCTTAGATCAACGCTGCTCTATCTAA
- a CDS encoding ecdysteroid 22-kinase family protein — MLQPFDISGVKVLSEQVIQSIWGNYGQVVRLTLQHDEYQQVVSKQIAFPQPAQHPKGWNTARSHHRKLKSFEVELNWYKHYSLQYDQHCLMPLGLQCDIDQESMNLVMSDLASLGLTQTYSQAELPLWKTCLDWLAHFHAKHFGQTGEGLWQVGGYWHLETRPDELAAMEDSPLKQHAHTIDNMLRGAKYQTLIHGDAKLANFCFSPSGDKAGAVDFQWSGKGCGIIDVALFVSSCVPLARAEQWEDELLNYYFKQLTQAFSHYGIRVDASAVETEWRSLYDVAWADFLRFVKGWSPQHWKICSYSEQKAAAVIRAIHAS, encoded by the coding sequence ATGCTTCAACCGTTCGATATTTCAGGTGTTAAGGTATTGTCTGAACAGGTGATCCAATCTATATGGGGCAACTACGGTCAAGTGGTGCGCTTGACCTTACAACACGATGAGTATCAGCAAGTTGTCAGTAAGCAAATCGCATTCCCTCAACCCGCACAGCATCCTAAAGGTTGGAATACAGCAAGAAGTCATCACAGGAAGCTAAAATCTTTTGAAGTCGAGCTTAATTGGTATAAACACTATTCATTGCAGTATGACCAACACTGCTTGATGCCACTTGGTTTGCAATGTGACATTGACCAAGAGTCAATGAATCTAGTGATGAGCGATCTTGCCAGCCTTGGGCTTACTCAGACCTATTCACAAGCGGAACTGCCCCTATGGAAAACATGTTTGGATTGGTTGGCGCACTTTCATGCAAAACATTTTGGCCAAACTGGCGAAGGTTTATGGCAAGTCGGTGGTTATTGGCATCTTGAGACGAGACCCGATGAGCTAGCTGCCATGGAGGATAGCCCTCTAAAACAACATGCCCACACTATTGATAACATGTTGAGAGGGGCAAAGTACCAAACGCTTATTCACGGGGATGCGAAGCTAGCAAACTTTTGTTTTAGTCCCTCAGGAGACAAAGCGGGTGCAGTGGACTTTCAGTGGAGTGGTAAGGGCTGCGGTATTATTGATGTTGCACTGTTTGTTAGTAGCTGTGTTCCACTGGCTCGAGCAGAGCAATGGGAAGATGAACTACTCAATTACTACTTCAAACAACTTACTCAGGCTTTCTCTCACTATGGTATTAGGGTGGATGCGAGTGCTGTTGAGACAGAGTGGCGATCGCTGTATGACGTGGCTTGGGCGGACTTTTTACGTTTTGTAAAAGGTTGGTCACCACAACATTGGAAAATATGCTCTTATTCAGAGCAAAAAGCAGCAGCGGTGATCAGGGCGATTCACGCTAGTTAG
- a CDS encoding PilZ domain-containing protein, whose protein sequence is MSTSTAIRPKLTTSSSVEVKAVEAAHLISNTCIANMTIAPPVGSQITVKCSTIGFHSERTLLVEVPQLKTSDIKHHLREGFWVKMKIFTGRGNGTVLQFRCQVSHVIFEPLPMVALTLPTTMQRYDIRVAPRFETSLSLSIELLKKRYDARMLNLSKYGCLLEVSLISKPAIEGQSISIDIHQLDPRLSLEPPLQAIVRNRRKTLSGYQYGVEYALACQAQGERLLAMMTFDGCTMSLV, encoded by the coding sequence GTGAGTACATCTACTGCTATAAGACCTAAGTTAACCACTTCTTCAAGCGTGGAAGTAAAAGCCGTTGAGGCAGCTCATCTGATCAGCAATACCTGCATTGCTAACATGACCATTGCACCACCAGTTGGCAGCCAAATCACGGTCAAGTGCTCCACTATCGGGTTTCATTCGGAGCGAACACTTTTGGTAGAAGTTCCTCAACTCAAAACCTCGGATATTAAACACCATTTGCGAGAGGGATTTTGGGTCAAGATGAAGATTTTCACAGGACGTGGCAATGGCACCGTTTTACAGTTTCGTTGCCAAGTCAGCCATGTCATATTCGAGCCACTGCCAATGGTGGCACTCACTTTACCAACTACAATGCAAAGGTATGATATTCGAGTTGCTCCAAGGTTTGAAACCAGTTTGTCCTTGAGTATCGAGCTGCTTAAAAAACGTTATGATGCTCGAATGCTAAATCTCTCCAAATATGGCTGCCTATTGGAAGTTTCACTGATATCTAAACCCGCTATTGAAGGTCAATCAATTAGCATCGACATCCATCAACTTGATCCAAGATTATCCTTAGAGCCACCGCTACAAGCGATTGTCCGAAATCGTCGAAAAACGTTATCGGGCTATCAGTACGGTGTCGAGTATGCCCTCGCCTGTCAGGCACAAGGTGAACGTCTATTGGCGATGATGACATTCGATGGTTGTACAATGAGCTTAGTTTAA
- a CDS encoding flagellar brake protein codes for MVVQNVAHSVKDKVDSQALRGTESVMRSTDALTMVAHSSEVTINITTAVGIKYQGTTNFIGTHGNDLILLEIPDMSDEDKEYFLQDGFWLNVRAISPRGEGALLYFRSQMVHVVYDPVPMLMLSIPSTMKVLQLRKEPRYDVALHAILHCKECKIEAEIRDLSKGGCRIETSPLARNFQIDDVIRIELTEKAQSVQTLPAMSGKVCNLQRSQNCAKYGLIFDDLGRENVKKLLSCLKFDGTKLALK; via the coding sequence ATGGTTGTGCAAAATGTGGCTCATTCAGTCAAAGACAAAGTAGACTCTCAGGCCCTGCGCGGCACAGAGAGCGTAATGCGAAGTACCGATGCGCTGACCATGGTTGCGCACTCGAGTGAAGTAACCATCAACATCACAACTGCGGTGGGTATTAAATACCAAGGTACCACCAACTTTATTGGTACCCACGGTAATGACCTTATCCTGCTAGAAATCCCCGACATGTCTGATGAAGACAAGGAGTACTTTCTTCAAGACGGTTTCTGGCTAAATGTACGTGCCATATCACCTCGTGGTGAAGGCGCCCTTCTCTACTTTCGTAGTCAAATGGTTCATGTGGTTTACGACCCTGTACCTATGCTTATGCTATCGATCCCTTCAACTATGAAGGTTCTTCAACTGCGAAAAGAACCTCGCTATGACGTCGCTCTACATGCCATTTTGCATTGTAAAGAGTGTAAGATTGAAGCCGAAATCCGCGATCTATCGAAAGGCGGCTGTCGTATCGAAACCTCTCCACTTGCTCGTAATTTCCAAATCGATGATGTGATTCGCATTGAACTGACCGAAAAAGCGCAGTCAGTACAAACCTTGCCAGCAATGAGTGGAAAAGTATGTAATTTGCAACGTTCTCAGAACTGTGCAAAGTATGGGTTAATCTTCGATGACCTAGGAAGAGAAAACGTGAAGAAACTGCTAAGTTGCTTGAAATTTGATGGAACAAAGTTGGCCTTGAAATAG
- a CDS encoding cold-shock protein, which yields MSKTIGTVKWFNEEKGFGFITQENGGADVFVHFRAIQGDGFRTLKEGQKVAFEVEQGQKGPQAANVEVQ from the coding sequence ATGTCTAAGACAATTGGCACAGTAAAATGGTTTAACGAAGAGAAAGGCTTTGGCTTCATCACTCAAGAGAACGGCGGCGCAGACGTATTCGTTCACTTCCGTGCTATCCAAGGTGACGGTTTCCGTACTCTTAAAGAAGGCCAAAAAGTAGCTTTCGAAGTTGAGCAAGGCCAAAAAGGTCCTCAAGCTGCTAACGTTGAAGTTCAGTAA
- a CDS encoding porin codes for MNKAVLAVAVLAALGTSSAMAATVYSDDTTELKIGGRAEFRGNFSSGIEGTMENKSRARLNAKGKTKITEDLTGFAKWEAEQSTGSSGDSSEITTEENDTNSSFKQRYMFVGLGTNFGDVSFGKQDTAPVQISGMSDIGTYTGAQKEFIAAGNEQINNTFLYSGEFDALTVQGSFIASEAKSNNGYGISAIYQLPMGLGLGLGYATQDRGENAGKGNQIIGGVNYSMDALYIGATYTQGKQNDTTDVEFTGVEVAAKYKFDGGFSLIGSYQNQKEDKDQDATSDFVEVTGEYKFNKSMKTYAAYKVDNRKNKDNNLRLGLRYDF; via the coding sequence ATGAACAAGGCAGTTTTAGCAGTGGCAGTGCTTGCGGCACTAGGTACAAGTTCTGCAATGGCAGCAACCGTTTACTCAGATGACACAACGGAACTAAAAATCGGCGGTCGCGCAGAGTTTCGTGGCAACTTCAGCTCTGGCATTGAAGGCACGATGGAAAATAAAAGCCGTGCTCGTCTGAATGCTAAGGGTAAAACCAAAATCACTGAAGACCTTACTGGCTTTGCTAAGTGGGAAGCGGAGCAATCTACAGGCTCAAGTGGTGATTCGTCGGAGATCACAACAGAAGAAAACGATACTAACAGCTCTTTCAAGCAGCGTTACATGTTCGTAGGTCTTGGCACAAACTTTGGTGATGTTTCTTTTGGTAAACAAGACACTGCACCAGTACAGATTTCAGGCATGTCTGACATCGGTACTTATACTGGCGCTCAAAAAGAGTTCATTGCGGCAGGTAACGAGCAAATCAACAATACCTTCCTATACTCAGGCGAATTTGATGCACTGACTGTTCAAGGTTCTTTCATCGCTTCTGAAGCCAAGAGCAACAATGGTTACGGTATTTCAGCTATTTACCAACTACCTATGGGTCTAGGTCTTGGTCTAGGTTACGCAACTCAAGATCGTGGTGAGAATGCAGGTAAAGGCAATCAAATCATCGGTGGTGTGAACTACTCGATGGACGCTCTTTACATTGGTGCTACCTACACGCAAGGCAAGCAAAATGACACCACTGACGTTGAGTTCACAGGTGTTGAAGTGGCAGCTAAATACAAGTTTGACGGTGGATTCTCACTCATTGGCTCTTACCAGAATCAAAAAGAAGACAAAGACCAAGACGCTACGTCGGATTTTGTTGAAGTGACTGGCGAGTACAAGTTCAATAAGAGCATGAAAACTTACGCAGCATACAAGGTTGATAATCGTAAGAACAAAGACAACAACCTACGTCTAGGTCTGCGCTACGATTTCTAA
- a CDS encoding succinylglutamate desuccinylase/aspartoacylase family protein, producing MTQTTHLQPLVIDKLDVDSLSVGSHHFWFTVAQNALGQAQSIPVIVHKASDEGPRIMVSAGVHGDELNGVLVAQQIAREIGHEVVAGCIVVVPAINLSGILASSRDFIGSDPDASPANLNRFFPGKADGDAANRYLHKLWNHLLHGNADMVIDLHTQTRGATYPLYVFADFRIPAALEMARLMQPDVILNDPGDAGVLETVWNENGVPCITVEVGTGKVTQPQYIARAVEGVKRILIQHGVITGEKIEVCAAPIEGDTITSIRAMQGGLTLSRVEMLQKVEEGDLVAEQYDAFGQLVQQYRAPHAGTVLSYNSDALRDAGALVVRLIS from the coding sequence TTGACTCAAACAACTCATTTGCAACCATTGGTAATCGATAAGCTCGATGTTGATTCACTCTCAGTAGGCAGTCATCACTTTTGGTTCACCGTCGCCCAAAATGCCTTAGGCCAAGCTCAATCAATACCTGTTATCGTGCATAAAGCCTCAGATGAAGGCCCACGAATTATGGTCAGTGCAGGTGTTCATGGTGATGAGCTTAATGGTGTGTTGGTCGCACAGCAGATTGCACGCGAAATCGGACATGAGGTCGTAGCAGGGTGTATTGTGGTGGTCCCAGCGATAAATCTGTCAGGCATATTAGCCAGCAGTCGCGACTTTATAGGCTCTGACCCAGATGCATCCCCAGCCAACTTAAATCGTTTCTTCCCAGGCAAAGCCGATGGTGATGCCGCTAATCGCTACTTACATAAGCTTTGGAATCACTTGCTGCATGGCAATGCTGACATGGTAATCGATCTACACACCCAAACTCGAGGCGCAACCTATCCGTTATATGTATTTGCCGATTTTCGCATCCCAGCTGCGCTAGAGATGGCTCGTTTGATGCAGCCTGATGTTATTTTAAATGATCCCGGTGACGCTGGTGTGTTGGAAACCGTGTGGAATGAAAATGGTGTGCCTTGTATTACTGTCGAGGTTGGAACGGGTAAAGTTACCCAGCCACAATATATTGCTCGTGCCGTTGAAGGGGTTAAGCGTATCTTGATTCAACATGGCGTAATAACTGGTGAGAAAATTGAGGTATGTGCAGCGCCGATTGAAGGAGATACCATTACCTCAATTCGAGCCATGCAAGGTGGATTGACATTAAGTCGAGTTGAAATGCTGCAAAAAGTAGAAGAGGGTGACTTAGTTGCTGAGCAGTATGACGCTTTTGGTCAGTTAGTACAGCAGTACAGAGCGCCTCATGCAGGAACAGTGCTTAGCTATAACTCTGATGCGCTGAGAGATGCTGGTGCTTTAGTGGTGAGACTGATTTCGTAG
- the yfcC gene encoding putative basic amino acid antiporter YfcC: MPDTLILIFIVGLIAAAVTYIVPAGQFETQQVTFVVDGAEKSRTVIDPSSFAYATDENGELVYKSVSLFAAHGGIGLMNFTFEGLVSGSKWGSAIGVIMFMLVIGGAFGVLMRTGTIDNGILRLIDKTKGSEALFIPVLFLLFSLGGAVFGMGEEAIAFAIIIAPLMVRLGYDGIITAMVTYGATQIGFASSWMNPFSVAIAQGISGIPVLSGMHLRMVLWVIYTLIGIAFVMHYASKVKRDAKQSFSYESDQYFRDKALEQTQSRWNLGDTLVILTVIAAMSWVVWGVVLHAWYIPEIASQFFTMGIVAGLIGVVFRLNDMTLNDIAASFKEGAGMMLAPALLVGCAQGVLLLLGGGATDEATVLNSLLNGAGGMIAGLPDVASAWLMYAFQSIFNFFVTSGSGQAALTMPLLAPLADIAGVSRQVAVLAFQLGDGFTNLIVPTSAALMATLGVCRIDWGNWARFVWRFVLLLFVISSIVVMGAQVMGYN, from the coding sequence ATGCCAGACACTTTGATCTTGATCTTTATTGTTGGCCTAATCGCTGCCGCAGTGACCTACATTGTGCCTGCGGGTCAATTTGAAACCCAGCAAGTAACTTTTGTGGTTGATGGTGCAGAAAAGAGCCGAACGGTTATCGACCCGAGTTCATTTGCGTATGCAACAGATGAGAACGGTGAACTGGTTTATAAGTCAGTTAGCTTGTTCGCAGCCCACGGCGGCATTGGGTTGATGAACTTCACTTTTGAGGGCTTGGTCTCAGGCTCAAAGTGGGGTAGCGCTATCGGCGTTATCATGTTCATGCTAGTGATCGGTGGTGCGTTTGGTGTGCTTATGCGCACAGGCACGATTGATAACGGTATTTTGCGACTGATCGACAAAACCAAAGGCAGTGAAGCGCTATTCATTCCAGTATTATTTCTTCTTTTCTCTCTAGGTGGCGCTGTTTTTGGTATGGGTGAAGAGGCGATTGCGTTTGCCATTATCATCGCACCACTTATGGTTCGTCTTGGTTATGACGGTATCATTACCGCCATGGTGACCTACGGCGCTACCCAGATTGGTTTTGCATCGTCTTGGATGAACCCATTCTCGGTTGCTATTGCTCAAGGTATCTCGGGTATTCCAGTGTTGTCAGGCATGCACTTGCGTATGGTGCTATGGGTTATTTATACCCTGATTGGTATTGCATTTGTGATGCATTACGCAAGCAAAGTGAAGCGTGATGCCAAGCAGTCGTTTAGTTATGAATCTGACCAATACTTCCGCGATAAAGCGCTTGAGCAAACACAATCCCGTTGGAACTTGGGTGATACGCTCGTCATTCTAACCGTGATTGCAGCGATGTCTTGGGTAGTGTGGGGTGTTGTTTTACACGCATGGTATATTCCGGAAATCGCCTCTCAATTCTTTACTATGGGTATTGTTGCGGGTCTGATTGGTGTTGTATTCCGTCTAAATGACATGACACTTAATGATATTGCCGCATCCTTTAAAGAAGGCGCTGGCATGATGTTGGCACCAGCGCTACTTGTAGGCTGCGCCCAAGGTGTGCTGCTACTTTTAGGTGGTGGTGCAACAGATGAAGCAACAGTGCTTAACTCATTGCTGAATGGGGCTGGTGGTATGATTGCAGGCCTACCGGATGTTGCTTCTGCATGGTTGATGTATGCATTTCAGTCTATCTTTAACTTTTTCGTGACCTCTGGCTCGGGTCAAGCGGCGCTAACTATGCCACTTTTAGCGCCTCTTGCTGATATCGCAGGAGTATCTCGCCAAGTTGCAGTGCTTGCTTTCCAATTGGGAGATGGTTTCACTAACTTGATTGTTCCGACGTCAGCGGCGCTAATGGCTACTTTAGGTGTATGCCGCATCGACTGGGGCAACTGGGCTCGATTTGTATGGCGATTTGTGCTGCTTTTATTCGTGATTTCGAGCATCGTAGTGATGGGCGCACAGGTAATGGGTTACAATTAA
- a CDS encoding glutaredoxin: MTNPIKITLYRWGGEWGPFKVKIPCGECTLTKDILADTLENELAGIPVEIETKDWLSHWWEPLKVGAWHAPIVMVEGKVISQGEALNRGVLVQSIIEQWTQRDSLKGNIVFGKATCPYCVKAKAKLDELGIRYQYYDVVKDSAALYRMIPEVKAIIGQKTPVTVPQIWLDGQYVGGFDNLEAHVASGKVATPPDNVVDLDKTKVS; this comes from the coding sequence ATGACCAATCCAATCAAAATCACTTTATATCGCTGGGGTGGCGAATGGGGTCCATTCAAAGTAAAAATACCGTGTGGGGAGTGTACCCTCACTAAAGATATCCTTGCAGATACATTGGAAAATGAACTTGCAGGTATCCCAGTTGAGATAGAGACAAAAGATTGGTTATCACACTGGTGGGAGCCGCTAAAAGTAGGTGCATGGCATGCCCCGATTGTTATGGTTGAGGGCAAAGTCATTAGCCAAGGTGAAGCACTTAATCGAGGTGTGTTGGTACAATCCATCATAGAACAGTGGACCCAACGCGATTCTCTAAAAGGTAATATTGTTTTTGGTAAAGCAACTTGCCCGTATTGTGTGAAAGCCAAAGCTAAACTCGATGAGTTGGGTATTCGCTATCAATACTATGATGTTGTTAAAGACAGTGCGGCACTGTATCGCATGATTCCAGAAGTCAAAGCGATCATTGGTCAGAAGACCCCCGTGACGGTGCCGCAGATCTGGCTTGATGGGCAATATGTTGGCGGCTTTGATAATTTAGAGGCGCATGTAGCGTCGGGAAAGGTTGCGACACCACCAGATAACGTGGTCGACTTGGACAAAACCAAAGTAAGTTAA
- a CDS encoding patatin-like phospholipase family protein has protein sequence MAKNISLVLGSGGARGLTHVGIIHWLREHDFEIQSISGCSIGALIGGVYAAGKLDEFEKWVTNIDQMDMAMLLDLSWESSGMFKGDKIIETLRDLIGDIAIEDLPIKFTAVAANVAEEKEVWIQSGSLFDAIRASISLPLFFTPHTINGVELIDGGVLNPVPIAPTFGDKTELTIAVNLGGEPEIKPTALPQLLQEHNDSKLHQKISKFIDNLSISVKNKMSFNFAAYDIANQAFDAMQSTIARQKLAAYPADITLKVPRNACGTLEFERSREMIKRGYKLASVELGNKFL, from the coding sequence ATGGCAAAGAATATTTCACTAGTCTTGGGCAGTGGTGGCGCAAGAGGGTTGACTCATGTGGGGATCATTCATTGGTTAAGAGAGCACGACTTCGAGATTCAATCGATTTCAGGTTGTTCTATCGGGGCACTCATCGGTGGAGTATATGCCGCTGGAAAGCTTGATGAATTCGAAAAATGGGTCACCAATATCGATCAAATGGACATGGCAATGCTTCTTGACCTCTCTTGGGAGTCCAGTGGCATGTTTAAAGGTGACAAAATCATCGAGACACTTAGAGATCTCATCGGTGATATCGCCATTGAAGATCTACCGATCAAATTTACCGCAGTTGCCGCTAATGTCGCTGAAGAGAAAGAAGTATGGATACAGTCTGGGTCTCTATTTGATGCCATTCGTGCTTCGATCTCACTGCCACTGTTCTTCACGCCCCATACCATCAATGGTGTTGAGCTCATTGATGGTGGCGTGCTCAACCCTGTGCCCATTGCGCCAACGTTTGGTGATAAAACTGAACTAACTATCGCTGTGAACTTGGGAGGTGAACCAGAAATAAAACCAACAGCACTCCCTCAATTACTGCAAGAGCACAATGACAGCAAACTTCATCAGAAAATTTCAAAGTTTATCGATAACTTAAGTATCAGTGTGAAAAACAAAATGAGTTTCAACTTCGCAGCTTATGACATAGCTAACCAGGCATTTGATGCAATGCAATCGACCATTGCACGACAAAAGCTTGCAGCCTACCCTGCTGACATCACTCTTAAAGTTCCCCGTAATGCTTGTGGAACCCTAGAATTTGAACGTTCTAGAGAAATGATTAAACGAGGCTATAAGCTTGCTTCGGTAGAGCTCGGGAACAAATTTCTATAA